A single Rubrivivax gelatinosus IL144 DNA region contains:
- a CDS encoding GGDEF domain-containing protein: protein MTLHEPTLFVLLLIGYAMLGLQLVTASRRLFGGDALRRWGWGNALMLAGYLFLLADLVTPWSLWVVASNTLIVLGEFVFVAALQRFVDERPAPRLLTLGGVVCALSLTPLMLLPTPTRMALMSLIAAAPLAWAGWVVWRRRRRIERSLWPVGAILALAAATLLVRCVHAVIEPAAYADLTQHNPVQTLVALAAYVALLGAGFGFVLACTERATRSFERQASHDHLTGALNRQAGGPLLEQALLRARRDRSSLAFVLIDLDRFKQVNDEHGHVFGDEVLRRFAQMVRQRLRASDLFVRLGGEEFALVLPGSDAAGALGVVDQLRADSRALDLRTEAGRCCMLSFSAGIALSAAGRRGAEALYRAADDALYRAKRAGRDQAVLAGGDETIPA, encoded by the coding sequence ATGACCCTGCACGAGCCGACCCTCTTCGTCCTGCTGCTGATCGGCTACGCCATGCTCGGCCTGCAGCTCGTGACAGCCAGCCGGCGGCTGTTCGGCGGTGACGCGCTGCGCCGCTGGGGCTGGGGCAATGCCCTGATGCTGGCCGGCTACCTGTTCCTGCTGGCCGACCTGGTGACGCCGTGGTCCTTGTGGGTCGTCGCCAGCAACACCCTGATCGTGCTCGGCGAGTTCGTCTTCGTCGCCGCGCTGCAGCGTTTCGTCGACGAGCGCCCGGCGCCCCGGCTGCTGACGCTGGGCGGCGTCGTCTGCGCGCTGTCGCTGACGCCGCTGATGCTGCTGCCGACGCCGACGCGCATGGCCCTCATGTCCTTGATCGCCGCGGCTCCGCTGGCCTGGGCCGGATGGGTGGTCTGGCGCCGGCGCAGGCGCATCGAACGCTCCTTGTGGCCGGTCGGCGCCATCCTCGCGCTGGCGGCGGCGACGCTGCTCGTGCGCTGCGTGCACGCCGTGATCGAGCCCGCGGCCTACGCCGACCTGACGCAGCACAACCCGGTGCAGACCCTGGTCGCGCTGGCGGCCTACGTCGCGCTGCTCGGCGCCGGCTTCGGCTTCGTGCTCGCCTGCACCGAACGCGCGACCCGTTCGTTCGAACGCCAGGCCTCGCACGACCACCTGACCGGCGCGCTGAACCGCCAGGCCGGCGGGCCGCTGCTCGAGCAGGCCCTGCTGCGCGCGCGCCGCGACCGCAGCAGCCTCGCCTTCGTGCTGATCGACCTGGACCGTTTCAAGCAGGTCAACGACGAACACGGCCACGTCTTCGGCGACGAGGTGCTGCGGCGCTTCGCGCAGATGGTGCGCCAGCGGCTGCGGGCCTCGGACCTGTTCGTGCGCCTGGGCGGCGAGGAGTTCGCGCTCGTGCTGCCCGGCAGCGACGCCGCCGGCGCGCTGGGCGTCGTCGATCAGCTGCGCGCCGACAGCCGCGCGCTGGACCTGCGCACCGAGGCCGGCCGGTGCTGCATGCTGAGCTTCTCGGCCGGCATCGCGCTCAGTGCCGCCGGCCGGCGCGGCGCCGAGGCGCTGTACCGCGCCGCCGACGACGCGCTGTACCGCGCCAAACGCGCCGGCCGCGACCAGGCGGTGCTCGCCGGGGGCGATGAGACAATTCCCGCATGA
- a CDS encoding NYN domain-containing protein, whose translation MSAGVMLLIDADNVSVDVMEQAVELMIERHGALHVRRAYCTAESALKHQTTFKRLGIKPMVNLAAGKNSTDIAMAVDAIDLVLALRPEVVAIASSDSDFAPLVQRLREKGCRVVGIGQDGKTGDETISVYDEFTVLAHRRGGVAKAPARGRGTRTSTRREPPTPPPRRAPAPVAPVVAAAPVVAPQPVAEPEPVDVPVVEAAPAVEPPAPERAPRRRRGRRDAELPAEVPVAAEAPMPEPEPEVPTPAAVPEPAPEAPAAEAPAPRRAPRRRKTAEPVAEAAPAPEPARPAPAPAAAYPDEIRQILAALPELLRGDAIELRLAAERLRDADLLGPRASSTRFFAPHADRFELLPAGQPNKVRLRPIEG comes from the coding sequence ATGAGCGCTGGCGTGATGCTGCTGATCGACGCCGACAACGTCTCCGTCGACGTGATGGAACAGGCCGTCGAGCTGATGATCGAGCGCCACGGCGCGCTGCACGTGCGCCGCGCCTACTGCACCGCCGAGAGCGCGCTCAAGCACCAGACGACCTTCAAGCGCCTGGGCATCAAGCCGATGGTCAACCTGGCCGCCGGCAAGAACTCCACCGACATCGCGATGGCCGTCGACGCGATCGACCTCGTGCTTGCGCTGCGGCCCGAAGTCGTCGCCATCGCCTCGTCGGACTCCGACTTCGCGCCGCTGGTGCAGCGCCTGCGCGAGAAGGGCTGCCGGGTCGTCGGCATCGGCCAGGACGGCAAGACCGGCGACGAGACGATCTCCGTCTACGACGAGTTCACCGTGCTCGCCCACCGCCGCGGCGGCGTCGCCAAGGCGCCGGCGCGTGGCCGCGGCACGCGCACCAGCACCCGGCGCGAACCGCCGACGCCGCCGCCGCGCCGGGCGCCGGCTCCGGTGGCGCCGGTCGTCGCTGCGGCGCCCGTCGTGGCGCCCCAGCCGGTCGCCGAACCGGAGCCGGTCGATGTGCCGGTGGTGGAGGCCGCGCCCGCGGTCGAGCCGCCCGCGCCCGAACGTGCCCCGCGTCGCCGCCGTGGCCGCCGTGATGCCGAGCTGCCGGCCGAGGTGCCCGTCGCCGCCGAGGCGCCGATGCCCGAACCCGAGCCCGAAGTGCCCACGCCCGCTGCGGTCCCCGAGCCGGCGCCCGAAGCGCCCGCCGCCGAAGCCCCGGCGCCGCGCCGTGCTCCGCGCCGTCGCAAGACCGCCGAGCCGGTAGCCGAGGCCGCCCCGGCCCCGGAGCCGGCACGCCCGGCGCCCGCGCCGGCCGCCGCCTACCCCGACGAGATCCGCCAGATCCTGGCCGCACTGCCCGAACTGCTGCGCGGCGACGCGATCGAGCTGCGCCTGGCCGCCGAACGCCTGCGCGACGCCGATCTGCTCGGCCCGCGCGCCTCGTCGACGCGCTTCTTCGCGCCGCACGCCGACCGCTTCGAGCTGCTGCCGGCCGGCCAGCCGAACAAGGTCCGGCTGCGCCCGATCGAAGGCTGA
- the htpX gene encoding protease HtpX, whose protein sequence is MKRVLLFVLTNLAVMLVLGITASLLGVNRFLTANGLNLGSLLAFAAIFGFGGAIISLLISKPMAKMSTGAQVINGSNDPTHRWIVGTVERFAQKAGIGMPEVALYEGEPNAFATGAFKNSALVAVSTGLLQNMTREEVEAVIGHEVAHVANGDMVTMTLIQGVMNTFVVFLSRVIGYFVDKVILKNDRDGVGIGYYVTTIVLDIALGLVAAIIVAWFSRYREFRADAGAAQLMGRKQPMINALARLGGVEPGQLPQQVQAMGIAGKPSGFMALFSSHPPIEERIRALQQAQ, encoded by the coding sequence ATGAAACGAGTGCTGCTGTTCGTCCTGACCAACCTGGCGGTCATGCTGGTGCTGGGCATCACGGCCAGCCTGCTGGGCGTCAACCGTTTTCTCACGGCCAACGGCCTGAACCTGGGCTCGCTGCTCGCGTTCGCGGCCATCTTCGGTTTCGGCGGCGCGATCATCTCGCTGCTGATCAGCAAGCCGATGGCCAAGATGAGCACCGGCGCCCAGGTCATCAACGGCTCGAACGACCCGACGCACCGCTGGATCGTCGGCACCGTCGAGCGCTTCGCGCAGAAGGCCGGCATCGGCATGCCCGAGGTCGCGCTCTACGAGGGCGAGCCCAACGCCTTCGCCACCGGCGCGTTCAAGAACTCGGCGCTGGTCGCGGTGTCCACCGGACTGCTGCAGAACATGACGCGCGAGGAGGTCGAGGCCGTCATCGGCCACGAGGTCGCGCACGTCGCCAACGGCGACATGGTGACGATGACGCTGATCCAGGGCGTGATGAACACCTTCGTCGTGTTCCTGTCGCGCGTCATCGGCTACTTCGTCGACAAGGTGATCCTGAAGAACGACCGCGACGGCGTCGGCATCGGCTACTACGTCACGACCATCGTGCTCGACATCGCGCTGGGCCTGGTGGCCGCGATCATCGTCGCCTGGTTCTCGCGCTACCGCGAGTTCCGCGCCGACGCCGGTGCCGCGCAGCTGATGGGCCGCAAGCAGCCGATGATCAACGCCCTGGCGCGCCTGGGCGGCGTCGAGCCGGGCCAGCTGCCGCAGCAGGTGCAGGCGATGGGCATCGCCGGCAAGCCCAGCGGCTTCATGGCGCTGTTCTCCAGCCACCCGCCGATCGAGGAGCGTATCCGCGCGCTGCAGCAGGCGCAGTGA
- the pyrC gene encoding dihydroorotase has protein sequence MSPAPTTLTITRPDDWHLHLRDGAALAAVLPYTAREFARAIVMPNLRPPVTTAAQATAYRERILAARPEGSDFEPLMTLYLTDNTPPDEITKAQAAGVVALKLYPAGATTNSDAGVTDIRRTYPTLEAMQRAGLPLLVHGEVTDPEVDVFDREAVFIDRVMRPLRADFPELKVVFEHITTKEAAEYVAGADEFTAATITAHHLLYDRNALFVGGLRPHYYCLPVLKRAVHRHALLAAAASGSRKFFLGTDSAPHAAALKEQSVCGAGCFTAPAALALYAEAFELAGALDKLEAFAAFNGPDFYGLPRNTGTVTLRREPFTLPEALPFGDATIKPLRAGETLPWSLQ, from the coding sequence ATGAGCCCTGCGCCGACCACGCTGACGATCACCCGCCCCGACGACTGGCATCTGCACCTGCGCGACGGCGCGGCGTTGGCCGCGGTGTTGCCGTACACGGCCCGCGAGTTCGCGCGGGCGATCGTCATGCCCAATCTGCGCCCGCCGGTGACCACTGCGGCCCAGGCCACGGCCTACCGCGAACGCATCCTCGCGGCGCGGCCCGAAGGCTCGGACTTCGAGCCGCTGATGACGCTGTACCTGACCGACAACACGCCGCCCGACGAGATCACGAAGGCCCAGGCGGCCGGCGTCGTCGCGCTCAAGCTCTACCCGGCCGGGGCGACGACCAACAGCGACGCCGGCGTCACCGACATCCGCCGCACCTACCCGACGCTGGAGGCGATGCAGCGTGCCGGCCTGCCGCTGCTGGTGCACGGCGAGGTCACCGACCCCGAGGTCGACGTCTTCGACCGCGAGGCGGTCTTCATCGACCGCGTGATGCGCCCGCTGCGCGCCGACTTTCCCGAACTGAAGGTCGTCTTCGAGCACATCACGACGAAGGAGGCGGCCGAGTACGTGGCCGGCGCCGACGAGTTCACCGCCGCGACGATCACCGCCCACCACCTGCTGTACGACCGCAATGCGCTGTTCGTCGGCGGCCTGCGCCCGCACTACTACTGCCTGCCGGTGTTGAAGCGCGCCGTGCACCGCCACGCGCTGCTGGCCGCCGCCGCCTCGGGCAGCCGCAAGTTCTTCCTCGGCACCGACAGCGCGCCGCACGCCGCGGCGCTGAAGGAGCAGTCGGTCTGCGGCGCAGGCTGCTTCACCGCGCCGGCGGCGCTGGCGCTGTACGCCGAGGCCTTCGAGCTGGCCGGCGCGCTGGACAAGCTCGAAGCCTTCGCCGCCTTCAACGGCCCCGATTTCTACGGCCTGCCGCGCAACACCGGCACCGTGACGCTGCGCCGCGAGCCCTTCACGCTGCCCGAGGCCCTGCCTTTCGGCGACGCGACGATCAAGCCGCTGCGCGCCGGCGAAACCCTGCCCTGGAGCCTGCAATGA
- the cysK gene encoding cysteine synthase A, translating into MRADNVLATIGNTPHVRINRLFGGSHEVWVKCERANPGGSVKDRIALAMVEDAERSGALKAGGTIVEPTSGNTGIGLAMVAAVKGYKLILVMPDSMSVERRRLMLAYGATFELTPREKGMKGSIARAQELVAEIPGAWMPQQFENPANIDVHVRTTAEEIARDFPEGLDALITGVGTGGHLSGCAQVLKTRWPKRKVFAVEPTASPVISGGQPSPHPIQGIGAGFVPKNLKTELLDGVILVEAEAAREMARRSAREEGLLVGISSGATLAAIAQKLPELPAGARVLGFNYDTGERYLSIDGFLPA; encoded by the coding sequence ATGAGAGCCGACAACGTTCTGGCCACCATCGGCAACACGCCCCACGTCCGCATCAACCGCCTGTTCGGCGGCTCGCACGAGGTGTGGGTCAAGTGCGAGCGCGCCAACCCCGGCGGCTCGGTCAAGGACCGCATCGCGCTGGCGATGGTCGAGGACGCCGAGCGCTCCGGTGCACTGAAAGCCGGCGGCACGATCGTCGAGCCGACCTCGGGCAACACCGGCATCGGCCTGGCGATGGTCGCCGCGGTCAAGGGCTACAAGCTGATCCTGGTGATGCCCGACAGCATGAGCGTCGAGCGCCGCCGCCTGATGCTGGCCTACGGCGCGACGTTCGAGCTGACGCCGCGCGAAAAGGGCATGAAGGGCTCGATCGCACGCGCGCAGGAGCTCGTCGCCGAGATCCCCGGCGCCTGGATGCCGCAGCAGTTCGAGAACCCGGCCAACATCGACGTGCACGTGCGCACCACGGCCGAGGAGATCGCGCGCGACTTCCCCGAAGGCCTGGACGCGCTGATCACCGGCGTCGGCACCGGCGGCCACCTGAGCGGCTGCGCCCAGGTGCTGAAGACCCGTTGGCCGAAGCGGAAGGTCTTCGCCGTCGAGCCGACCGCCAGCCCGGTGATCAGCGGCGGCCAGCCCTCGCCGCACCCGATCCAGGGCATCGGCGCCGGCTTCGTCCCGAAGAACCTGAAGACCGAGCTGCTCGACGGCGTGATCCTGGTCGAGGCCGAGGCCGCACGCGAGATGGCGCGCCGCAGCGCGCGAGAGGAAGGCCTGCTCGTGGGCATCTCCAGCGGCGCGACGCTGGCCGCGATCGCGCAGAAGCTGCCCGAGCTGCCGGCCGGCGCGCGTGTGCTGGGCTTCAACTACGACACCGGCGAGCGCTACCTGTCGATCGACGGTTTCCTGCCGGCCTGA
- a CDS encoding carbonic anhydrase — MNRSRSAAGRDAGLLPRCAWATLPLAAALLFAPRVHAAGEHGAPAAKAAAPAAAAAASEPQDPLDRVRERLAEKLGAMKAPDTPGNVMRVTARPAGEAPVARKPAARPRPETRPEPPHDIHWAYAGEGGPARWGAIKPEFGLCATGQRQSPIDIRGGIAVDLEPVQFDYRPVGFAVLDNGHTVQVNVGPGNFIAVGGRRYELVQFHFHRPSEERIDGRQTDMVAHLVHKDPEGRLAVVAVLLQRGAEQPVIQSVWNNLPLEKNEEARAPGALEIDRLLPVDRGYYTYMGSLTTPPCTEGVLWIVMRQPVALSQEQIDIFARLYPMNARPVQSAAGRLIKQSR, encoded by the coding sequence ATGAACCGTTCCCGATCTGCTGCCGGCCGCGACGCCGGCCTCCTGCCGCGCTGTGCCTGGGCGACGCTGCCGCTCGCGGCGGCGCTGCTGTTCGCGCCGCGTGTGCACGCCGCGGGCGAGCACGGTGCGCCGGCGGCCAAGGCGGCCGCGCCGGCTGCTGCTGCGGCGGCGTCCGAGCCGCAGGATCCGCTGGACCGCGTGCGCGAGCGCCTGGCCGAGAAGCTGGGTGCGATGAAGGCGCCCGACACGCCGGGCAACGTGATGCGCGTCACGGCGCGCCCCGCCGGCGAGGCGCCTGTCGCGCGCAAGCCCGCGGCGCGGCCGCGCCCGGAGACCAGGCCAGAGCCGCCGCACGACATCCACTGGGCCTACGCCGGCGAAGGCGGCCCGGCGCGCTGGGGCGCGATCAAGCCCGAGTTCGGGCTGTGCGCCACCGGCCAGCGCCAGAGCCCGATCGACATCCGCGGCGGCATCGCGGTCGACCTGGAGCCGGTGCAGTTCGACTACCGGCCGGTCGGCTTCGCGGTGCTGGACAACGGCCACACGGTGCAGGTCAACGTCGGCCCCGGCAACTTCATCGCCGTCGGCGGGCGCCGCTACGAGCTGGTGCAGTTCCACTTCCATCGTCCGTCCGAGGAGCGCATCGACGGCCGCCAGACCGACATGGTCGCGCACCTCGTGCACAAGGACCCGGAAGGCCGGCTGGCCGTCGTCGCCGTGCTGCTGCAGCGCGGCGCCGAGCAGCCGGTGATCCAGTCGGTCTGGAACAACCTGCCGCTGGAGAAGAACGAGGAGGCGCGGGCGCCGGGCGCGCTGGAGATCGACCGCCTGCTGCCCGTCGACCGCGGCTACTACACCTACATGGGCTCGCTGACGACGCCGCCCTGCACCGAAGGCGTGCTGTGGATCGTGATGCGCCAGCCGGTCGCGCTGTCGCAGGAGCAGATCGACATCTTCGCGCGGCTGTACCCGATGAACGCGCGGCCGGTGCAGTCGGCCGCGGGGCGGCTGATCAAGCAGTCCCGCTGA